In Dama dama isolate Ldn47 chromosome 10, ASM3311817v1, whole genome shotgun sequence, the sequence GCTGGCAGCAAAGCTCAGGATACGAGGCACGACCACAGAGCCTGGTTGATGGTTTGGAACTTTCTTCTCCTTTGTTAAAAGAGGGAAAGGAATTGGGGATGGGGTACCCCCGGGCTCTGGGGAGGCATGCAGGCAGCCCCAGCAGGCAGGCGCTGGGGGATGGGTGGGAAGAGTCCTGGAGTTTCCCACAATCCTTTTCTCTGCAGGGAAGAGCAAGGCTGGCTGCCCAGGGAGCAGGGGAGAGGCGCAGGGCCCTGGGGGGAGGGGCGGCGGGCGAGGGGGGGCTCACTCTAACATGCAAAGTCCAGCTGCCCCATAAACTAGGTTGCTTCTTGAAGAGCGACATACGTATAAATACACAGACACAGCTACACGCACACATGCGGAGAAGGCTCTGCGTTCCCGAGGGTGGAGATCTAGGCCCACCGACCCCGGGGAGCTCCAAGGCAGGAGCCGGCCGAGGCAGGGCGGGCGAGTCCTCTGGGGAAGGCTGCTTGTTCTCCGAGCTTCTGTCCACCAGCACCCAGATGACTCGGAACCGAATCCACGGAGGCGGGGCGCCGCAGGCCTGCGCCGCCGGGCACGCGTGCAGGCAGCCTGTGGGCTGGCTTGAGGGTCCGGTCTCTCCCTTCCAGGGCTCCGGGGAAAGGGGGTGCAGACAGAGAAGGGTGAAGGGGGCCCGCAGAGACGTCCTCTCCCCCGCCCCACGgggtcctggcctccgggagggGGGAGGGGCCTCCCTTATCTCTCGGCCTCCATGGCGGGGTGGGCCCTGGGTTCCGAGGCGGCCTGTTGGGGGGCCAGTGGCGGCCAGTCTGACGCCGGGGAAGGGGGGGCCGGAGTCCACAGAGGCGGCTGCGGCGGCTGGTGGTGCTGTGCGCCCCCTGGGGGTGAGGCCGCGGCCGGCCAGCCGGGCGCCGCGAAGCTGCCGGTGGCGGTGAGCGGGAAGTGCGGCGGCGGCGACGTGGCCGTGGCGGCCATCGGGCTGCCGCTGCCTCCGCTGTGGAAGCTCTCGGAGGCCTTGAGGCGGGAGAACATGGTGAGGGCGTCGGGGAAGTTGGGGGGCGTGGCGGGGGTGTTGGCGGGAGTGCACATCTGtggggggaagagggaggggggtGAGTGTCCCTGCAGAAGGGCCCCTTCCCCAgtgcaccccacccccaggcgGCCCACCAGCCCGGAGCTCACAGGGGAGCGGAGCGGTGCCCACGTGGGCTGGCCCATGCCACCTGCTGCCCGGCTCCCAGGAGTCCCTCCCAGCGGCTCCTTCCTCAGGTCTGGGCGGCTGCCGCCCGCTCCCCGCTCCCCGCTCCCCCCAACCTGGTAAGAGTCCCACACGGATGCCCCTGGGGCTGCAAGGAACACTTACCatctggtggtgatggtggctgTAGGGGATGTTGGTCTCTTGGAAAAAGGCGCTGAGGGCCGTCTGTAGGAACAGAGGACTGCGCTTACCCTCAGGACCCCAGTGGCCCTAGCCTGGCCTTGACTCTCGCCACCCCCCAGAGAGGTGCTGTGGAGCCCCGGGCAGCTGGGCAGGAAGGACCCTCAGGACAATGCCTGCAAGCTGGCTGCCAGGTGCTTGCACGAAACCTACCTGGTTTCGTCACCATGAGTGACCTGAGGGCCTCACGGGGAAAGGCCTCCAGGAGATTCTGGCCCTACGGTCACCAACTCCATGGGCAGTGGCAAGTCCCCACTCCttcctgagtttcagtttccttgtctatgaGCCAGAGGATGGCAAAGGCACCCCAATGCTGAGAGCCTGTAACCCACCGCTCCTCTCCTGGACTAGCCAAGGGACGCTGCCCTGACTCAGTTTCTCTTTCTGCACCAAAGGGACATGGGACTAGGAGGCTGGCAGCCTCCCTCCCTGGCAGCAGTGGACCTGGCCGGGATTAAGTAGTGTGTTGTGGCTTTCACACTCCTATCCAGTCGTTACCCTCCTGCAAAGTGGTGGAGCAACAGGAAGGCTGCAGTGGGGTTCGCGCCCAGGACTGAGAAGTGGGTGGGAAAGGTGGCGGCGGCTCCGGGTCAAACCAGCTCCTCCAGTGgccctggggggctggggggaggggcccCCAGGGTGGTGGCCTCTGGTACTGGTGTGTCCTGGTTCGGCCCCTTGCAGGACAGGCGTCCAGGAAAATAAGGGAACCAGCTGCTCTTGCGAAAGTGCAGGATGAGGGAGCCCGTCAAGTATGTGAAGGGTCTGCGGGCAGCTCTGCCCTCCATGCCCCCCAACGCCTCACCCCATGCCTCGGGCTCCCCGCCCACCGTGGCCCAGCGCCGtcagccccctcccccactcccaacaCACCCAGAAACccagcctggctcccaggcttacCCTAGGGGTTTTATTACTAGAGTAAATGCAAATGAATTATTCTGGGAATTTCCTGCTGGAGACGCCCTACCCCAAAGTCCCCAAACAGGGGTgtgagagctgggggtgggggttgggggggtgagAATGCCTCAGTCTCTAAGCACCTCCTTGTGACACCAGCCCATTCCTCCCCCAGCGGCAGCTCCACAGGCAGCTGCAGTGTGTGAGCATTCCAGGGAGAAGCGGCTgcccttttcctgccttcctaGAGCACCCCCAAACTTAAAGCACACAggtccccctcccccatcagccTTCTGTCCCCATTAACACCTGAATCACAGAGAATATGACCCAAAAACAGGCCTCCTTCTGGGCCAGCCCTCAGCCCAAGTGGCTGCCAGCCGGGGGGTGGAGGGCACAGAGTGGGGGGTGGAGGTAAGGAACCCCACTCACTCCCAGGAAGACCTAAGAGTTGGATGTTCACACCCCATTTTTACCCTAAGTGAACCTCCCTACTAACCACgtccccattttacacatggtgaagCTGAGATTCGGGGAGCCCAGGACTTGTACCGTAGGGGCCATCAAAGCCCCGCCAGCCTGCAAGCTGTTCCTGCCCATCCTGAGATTAGAGTTTCTCCAGGCATGTTAATCTTCAAAGACACATTTTCAATTCCAGTTACCAGGAGACACCAACTCCGAGTGACTGCTGGCCTGTGCCAGGGTCTGTGGGCAGGGCCGCTTCCCAGCGGACACCTGCCTGCCCAGCCCAAGCccggcgggggggtgggggggacgggACATGTATGCAGATGTGGGACTCCAGCAAACTACCATGAATGTGGTTTTGCAAGTTTTGCCACATCCAGCTCTAGATTAGGAAGCTTCCTGCAGGGTGGGGCTGCTGGGATGGGAAGGGGGGCTGCCCATGCACTCCTCAGAGGTCAGCTCATGGCCCCCAGGTACAGCGAAGGAAACTGAGGCCGCAGGGTGGGACCTGCCCAGAGAGAGCGAGCAGTGTCCCATCCTGTGATATGAGGACCACCCCAGGATTAGCTCTCAGGTCCCCGAGATCTCTGGTGGGAAAGTGAACAAGGATTCCTTTGAGCGGACAGGTCACTGCCTCCCCAGATGGTCTCAACCTTGGGGTAGGATTTACGATCTACGTCCCACCCCCCAGGAAGCTGAACTCCACAGCCCCCAGGCTCCCTATCCCTCCTCTGGCCGGAGTACCTTCCCTGAGCTGGCTTCCCATCTAGAAACCAGGCTTCCCAGCCCAGGCTGGGCATGGACTCTGCAGACTGTGACTGTGACCTTACACCTGTGAGGGGTGGAGCTCAAGGGGCTCTGGCCTCGTCCCTAGATGCCATCCCGGGTTATTTCTGGGGCAGCTGAGTTGGGAAGGCCAGGTGGCCTTTTGGCAGCACAAGCCCTGGGCACTAGTGCTCTATgggtcagggaggcctgaggaggtgggggccaggctggggcagcCCCACCTCCCGCCCAGCTGGCCGAAAGCTACTGAACCGTGTACACCAAGCCGTGGGCTGTGCAGGCAGATTCGGCAGCCAGCACAGGAGGGCACCTAGATACGCCTCCGGAGCGGGGTACACAGATCACACCCTTAGTTGTCGTGTGGGGCTCTGCCACACCACCTGGACACCGTCTGCAAAACGGTGACCTATGTGTATACCGAGCGCACACAGCCCGCACCCGCGCCGCGGGGTGGACTGCGTGTTTACACACACAGACGCCAACATGCCCACACGTAGCGTGGCGCGTACGTAAATACAAATGCACAAGTACG encodes:
- the UBALD1 gene encoding UBA-like domain-containing protein 1, with the protein product MSVNMDELKHQVMINQFVLTAGCAADQAKQLLQAAHWQFETALSAFFQETNIPYSHHHHQMMCTPANTPATPPNFPDALTMFSRLKASESFHSGGSGSPMAATATSPPPHFPLTATGSFAAPGWPAAASPPGGAQHHQPPQPPLWTPAPPSPASDWPPLAPQQAASEPRAHPAMEAER